Proteins encoded by one window of Lathyrus oleraceus cultivar Zhongwan6 chromosome 1, CAAS_Psat_ZW6_1.0, whole genome shotgun sequence:
- the LOC127115425 gene encoding origin of replication complex subunit 6, which yields MDISEIAKKLGFSDSKILIRKAAELRRLCDVQFDFSIIGVGEVAKAIICMDIAATRLGVLFYRSSAVKLSGMSERAYIKSYNSLHNGIGVKLKLDVRELSIRFGCVRIIPYVRDGLKLYKDRFLASLPTARRASADFTRPVFMAVAFYLSAKRQKLKVDKIKLIELCGTSESEFSSVSTSMKDLCHDVFGIAKEKKDPKEAQTNRDLFDVLPSKRKAEDGGYLSDDEERKKHRKSTQHCDGEAPRSTLVPST from the coding sequence atgGATATctcagaaattgcaaaaaaacTCGGATTCTCCGATTCAAAAATCCTCATCCGTAAAGCCGCCGAACTCCGTCGTCTCTGTGATGTCCAATTTGATTTCTCCATCATCGGCGTCGGTGAGGTTGCCAAAGCTATCATCTGCATGGATATCGCGGCGACGAGGCTTGGTGTTCTTTTTTATCGATCATCTGCTGTGAAACTCAGTGGAATGTCTGAGAGAGCTTATATCAAATCTTACAATTCACTTCACAACGGCATCGGCGTCAAGTTGAAGCTAGATGTGAGAGAATTGTCTATTCGATTTGGGTGTGTGAGGATTATACCATATGTTCGCGATGGTCTCAAGCTTTATAAGGATAGGTTTCTTGCTTCGTTGCCGACTGCTCGCCGTGCTAGTGCTGATTTTACTCGTCCGGTGTTCATGGCTGTTGCTTTTTATTTAAGTGCAAAGAGACAAAAGCTTAAAGTTGATAAGATTAAGCTAATTGAACTTTGTGGTACTTCTGAATCTGAATTTTCTAGTGTTTCCACTTCTATGAAAGACTTGTGCCATGATGTTTTTGGGATAGCTAAAGAAAAGAAAGACCCTAAAGAAGCTCAAACCAATAGAGATCTGTTTGATGTCTTGCCTAGCAAAAGAAAAGCTGAGGATGGTGGTTATTTGTCTGATGATGAAGAGAGGAAAAAACATAGGAAAAGCACTCAACACTGTGATGGTGAGGCACCACGAAGCACTCTCGTGCCGTCCACGTGA